From a single Cyclobacterium marinum DSM 745 genomic region:
- a CDS encoding MbnP family protein: MMKNLAIILLVVLGFTSCKDDEEEMFTSIQVNLEFAHVLNGEALELDGKAYNLPSGESFTPSKFKYYISNITFENSETGNTYFVADGYYLIDEAGKKEITFEVPAGSYDKLSYYVGIDKERNLSTDQVGDLDPSNDMVWSWKTGYKFLVLEGEWEYENSDRRGLVIHIGNNDPETEVNFKEFSFDLSSEGLTLGSEAMVDIDIEAEISSLFTGDTELVVHELESTSIMGGPLAISVANNYQINLFSIK; the protein is encoded by the coding sequence ATGATGAAAAATTTAGCTATTATACTATTAGTCGTTTTAGGCTTTACCTCTTGTAAAGATGACGAAGAGGAAATGTTTACTTCAATTCAAGTGAACCTTGAATTCGCTCATGTTCTCAATGGAGAAGCATTAGAACTGGATGGAAAAGCTTATAACCTGCCCTCAGGTGAAAGCTTCACCCCGAGTAAATTTAAATATTACATTTCTAATATCACGTTTGAAAACAGTGAAACCGGCAACACCTATTTCGTAGCAGATGGTTATTACCTTATTGATGAAGCCGGAAAAAAAGAAATCACTTTTGAAGTACCGGCTGGGAGTTACGACAAACTATCTTATTACGTAGGCATAGACAAAGAAAGAAACCTATCTACAGATCAAGTGGGCGATTTGGATCCTAGCAATGACATGGTCTGGAGCTGGAAAACAGGATACAAGTTTTTGGTCTTAGAAGGTGAATGGGAATACGAAAATTCTGACAGAAGAGGGCTTGTCATTCATATTGGCAATAACGATCCTGAGACAGAAGTTAATTTCAAAGAATTCTCTTTTGACTTATCTTCAGAGGGCTTAACCTTAGGCAGTGAAGCCATGGTAGACATTGACATAGAAGCCGAAATAAGCAGCTTGTTCACCGGCGACACTGAATTAGTGGTACACGAGCTAGAAAGCACAAGTATCATGGGAGGACCATTGGCCATTTCTGTGGCGAACAATTACCAGATAAACCTTTTCTCTATCAAATAA